In Bacillus sp. SB49, a single window of DNA contains:
- a CDS encoding aldo/keto reductase: MSNGFPEITLNDGMKVPALGFGTYELNGNKGAEAIGSAIHAGYRMLDSAYNYENEGTVGEAVRRSSVSRDQLLISSKLPGRYHEYDKALTTIQESLYRAGLDYYDFYLIHWPNPKQDMYVEAWQALIDAKRWGLVRSIGVCNFLPEHLERLKKETGVLPSINQVELHPFFNQEEQRAFHEEHTIATQSWSPLARAGKVMEEETLQEIASHYNKSVTQVVLRWHYQLGAIAIPRSTSPTRQRENCAIFDFSLTDTEMNKISSLSVPDGRMNDQDPAVYEEF; encoded by the coding sequence ATGAGTAATGGCTTTCCTGAAATAACACTGAATGATGGAATGAAAGTGCCGGCACTTGGTTTCGGTACATATGAACTGAACGGCAATAAGGGAGCGGAAGCAATCGGGAGCGCCATTCATGCAGGCTATCGGATGCTCGACAGTGCGTACAATTATGAAAATGAAGGAACTGTAGGAGAAGCTGTCCGACGCTCTTCTGTATCGCGGGATCAGCTTTTGATTTCTTCCAAGCTTCCAGGCAGATACCACGAGTATGACAAAGCACTCACGACAATCCAGGAATCCCTCTACCGCGCGGGGTTGGATTATTATGACTTTTATTTGATTCACTGGCCGAACCCGAAGCAGGACATGTATGTAGAAGCTTGGCAGGCGTTGATTGATGCAAAGAGATGGGGGCTTGTCCGCTCCATCGGTGTTTGTAACTTCCTGCCCGAACATTTGGAACGTCTGAAGAAGGAAACGGGAGTGCTTCCTAGTATCAATCAGGTGGAACTTCATCCTTTCTTTAATCAGGAAGAACAAAGGGCATTCCATGAAGAGCATACGATTGCGACTCAATCCTGGAGTCCGCTTGCAAGAGCCGGAAAAGTGATGGAGGAAGAAACGTTACAGGAAATCGCCTCCCATTATAACAAATCGGTGACGCAGGTCGTCCTCCGCTGGCATTACCAGTTAGGGGCCATAGCGATTCCACGTTCAACTTCACCGACCCGTCAACGGGAAAACTGTGCAATCTTCGACTTTTCTCTGACGGATACGGAAATGAATAAGATTTCCTCCTTGTCCGTTCCGGATGGTCGAATGAACGACCAGGATCCTGCTGTCTATGAAGAGTTTTAA